The proteins below come from a single Malus domestica chromosome 03, GDT2T_hap1 genomic window:
- the LOC103428772 gene encoding uncharacterized protein isoform X1, with protein MLSPGPQPLPAMARSQSLCFQQSQSLQESRWRFRSFPYTSGLDSLNTEENPSRLPLLGKGSGDDNSTYYKEHNQTTGSDDYNLSESPQPSDSPHAYTDYDERGNVANGSDDSNRSGSLLPSVSSHANTNYGEQGNVANVEGSDDSNRSESLLRSVSPQANTDFGEPGNQTTTMGPSIPILVLDVDYENDFNHPRHGTRVTILQWIFMLFALSLEMLSACFDQLSSPNKSHYALVSLLLAIAAVLTCILELIHNGIKEGIESTNGMVFGTLPDIFGLGLSVLQCLCSAEQYYFLHRHKNNPMKLSPVPLFFFCCLVVLKLKIN; from the exons ATGTTAAGTCCAGGACCGCAACCTCTGCCAGCCATGGCGCGCAGCCAGTCGCTGTGCTTTCAACAATCCCAATCTCTCCAGGAATCACGTTGGAGGTTCAGGTCCTTCCCGTACACATCAG GGTTAGATAGTTTGAACACGGAGGAGAACCCCAGCAGGTTGCCTTTGCTCGGAAAAGGTTCCGGTGATGACAACAGCACCTATTACAAGGAACACAACCAGACAACG GGATCAGATGATTACAACCTCAGTGAGTCGCCTCAACCTAGTGATAGCCCACATGCTTACACTGACTATGACGAGCGTGGCAATGTGGCAAAT GGCTCTGATGATTCCAACCGCAGTGGGTCACTTTTACCTAGCGTTAGTTCACATGCTAATACGAACTATGGGGAGCAGGGCAATGTGGCAAATGTAGAG GGCTCTGATGATTCCAACCGCAGTGAGTCGCTTTTACGTAGCGTTAGTCCACAGGCTAACACGGACTTTGGCGAACCAGGCAATCAAACGACGACAATG GGCCCTTCTATTCCAATCCTTGTGCTTGATGTTGAttatgaaaatgactttaaccACCCACGTCATGGAACAAGA GTTACCATATTACAGTGGATCTTTATGCTTTTTGCTCTCAGCCTAGAAATGTTGTCAGCCTGTTTTGATCAGTTATCCTCCCCAAATAAGTCTCATTATGCACTGGTTAGTTTGCTGTTAGCCATTGCAGCTGTGCTTACTTGCATCTTGGAGCTCATTCACAATGGTATAAAGGAAGGAATTGAATCTACCAACGGCATGGTTTTCGGTACTTTGCCTGATATCTTTGGATTGGGTCTTTCCGTTCTCCAATGCCTTTGCTCAGCAGAGCAGTATTATTTCCTCCATAGGCATAAAAATAATCCTATGAAACTATCCCCTGTGcctctcttctttttctgctgtttggtggttttgaaattgaaaataaactaG
- the LOC103428772 gene encoding uncharacterized protein isoform X2, with product MLSPGPQPLPAMARSQSLCFQQSQSLQESRWRFRSFPYTSGLDSLNTEENPSRLPLLGKGSGDDNSTYYKEHNQTTGSDDYNLSESPQPSDSPHAYTDYDERGNVANGSDDSNRSGSLLPSVSSHANTNYGEQGNVANVEGSDDSNRSESLLRSVSPQANTDFGEPGNQTTTMGPSIPILVLDVDYENDFNHPRHGTRVTILQWIFMLFALSLEMLSACFDQLSSPNKSHYALVSLLLAIAAVLTCILELIHNGIKEGIESTNGMVFGYPEVGASLVL from the exons ATGTTAAGTCCAGGACCGCAACCTCTGCCAGCCATGGCGCGCAGCCAGTCGCTGTGCTTTCAACAATCCCAATCTCTCCAGGAATCACGTTGGAGGTTCAGGTCCTTCCCGTACACATCAG GGTTAGATAGTTTGAACACGGAGGAGAACCCCAGCAGGTTGCCTTTGCTCGGAAAAGGTTCCGGTGATGACAACAGCACCTATTACAAGGAACACAACCAGACAACG GGATCAGATGATTACAACCTCAGTGAGTCGCCTCAACCTAGTGATAGCCCACATGCTTACACTGACTATGACGAGCGTGGCAATGTGGCAAAT GGCTCTGATGATTCCAACCGCAGTGGGTCACTTTTACCTAGCGTTAGTTCACATGCTAATACGAACTATGGGGAGCAGGGCAATGTGGCAAATGTAGAG GGCTCTGATGATTCCAACCGCAGTGAGTCGCTTTTACGTAGCGTTAGTCCACAGGCTAACACGGACTTTGGCGAACCAGGCAATCAAACGACGACAATG GGCCCTTCTATTCCAATCCTTGTGCTTGATGTTGAttatgaaaatgactttaaccACCCACGTCATGGAACAAGA GTTACCATATTACAGTGGATCTTTATGCTTTTTGCTCTCAGCCTAGAAATGTTGTCAGCCTGTTTTGATCAGTTATCCTCCCCAAATAAGTCTCATTATGCACTGGTTAGTTTGCTGTTAGCCATTGCAGCTGTGCTTACTTGCATCTTGGAGCTCATTCACAATGGTATAAAGGAAGGAATTGAATCTACCAACGGCATGGTTTTCG GGTACCCGGAAGTTGGCGCCTCTCTAGTTTTATGA